DNA from Victivallaceae bacterium:
TTTTTCATAAAAAAAGTTAGCCAGAGAAGGATCTTCAAAAACAACGGCCATCGACGCTTTTAAATCTTCTTCCGTCGTTACGCATAAAAAATCACTTTTTTCTGCAGGCCCCATGCTTAAAGGCTGGACCAACGGATCCTTCTCCATATTGAGTAACTCCTCACCGGCTTCTATCCATCCTCGTTTCTCCAAAGAAAAATCAAAAACTTCCAGTTTGAAAAATTCTTTGATAAAATGGATAAAAGCCTCTTTTGGGAAAAGCGGAACGGAATCCTTATCTTTTACCATGAACGATATCATCGATTCGTTTCTTTTATGAAGCCAACTTAATGTAGGTTCGGCGTTCGTTGTCATAACGTCCTTGAAGATCTAAATTATTTATACTTCTTTTACCTTCAGCCCTTGAGCTTCTTGGTCGTGATTTTTTTGATCTCGTTGTCCTTGTCTACGATCATCTTTCTTTTCTTCTTCATGATGTTTAAAGCTTGCTGCAATCATATGAATGGGAGAATGAATTTCTTCTTTCAGAACAGGAAGTTGAACAACGTAATTACCTACTTTAAACTCACTCAAATTAATCTGATGAGACTGAAGTGATTTAATCAAATCAGCTAAATTACCCGGGTTATTTTCAACCATCCAAACGGCGCTGTCCATATGTTCCGAGGTTCCGAAGTTCGATATTGCAACTTTCACATCCGAACCCTCTATAGAAACGACCATATTAGATCCCTCGAAAGCTTGAGGAACATTTCCTTCGGAAGAAAGAACCATTTCGCAGAACTGTCCGTTTTCGTCACCGGATAAAATTATGGATTCAACGGCTTTCGCAATA
Protein-coding regions in this window:
- a CDS encoding DUF5421 family protein; translated protein: MELNKTSAELAHTYHAGTTEPSVGPKDTANVRTFTMKKERSQPAVKDKGFLRNRKNEEPKSKESSGFLREEKKEKNTSGNLSGGTAKEQAFVEALGHFNLEFASLSGSSAAVSSVDLSWVDNIIAKAVESIILSGDENGQFCEMVLSSEGNVPQAFEGSNMVVSIEGSDVKVAISNFGTSEHMDSAVWMVENNPGNLADLIKSLQSHQINLSEFKVGNYVVQLPVLKEEIHSPIHMIAASFKHHEEEKKDDRRQGQRDQKNHDQEAQGLKVKEV